A single Anopheles funestus chromosome 2RL, idAnoFuneDA-416_04, whole genome shotgun sequence DNA region contains:
- the LOC125763900 gene encoding uncharacterized protein LOC125763900, with protein sequence MSGMYGHSREAVRVKVKKCEKNVPSETRKFSVDPQITNLEVLYSLLAKAFDLKTDFGISYKVIEANGQESYLVVLSDWDLEAAFLRAHNQSIASKSEPCLNLRVDIKPFSEASEWDGNGTATSTNIPRELVSLQQSIGAGQKYVQNKLPGLIMNQMEKTFSMVQRAFNLVEDPLLTQPIRPPLADAEFRKLQDSVGQILAPEQLRKVIYLGGIDPSLRRVVWKHILNVYPDGMTGRERMEYMKKKSAEYLRLRDVWRSTMQRGNIVGELAYVTSMVRKDVLRTDRLHPFYAGSDDNQNIAALFNVLTTYALNHPAVSYCQGMSDIASPLLVTMGDEAQAYICFCAIMERLSCNFMLDGIAMTLKFSHLSEALQYYDPDFFAYLKHHQADDLLFCYRWLLLEMKREFAFDDALRMLEVLWSSLPPMAPKGELALYEREYEPPPADESIHPPPSQSPSVMLRTPRENPYTKVCALRRQSSALSLSSSCCTSTNPLASQSNRYDRYGGVGVGGRLDASRRLNLSLDENITRENIYSTKVGQVQKVHQSLDEAKIALVKQRKIVRSVGDDDNIQEGFEVGQSTAQGEDDNATDVEDSVFHSPQHQATTKGSSKTNPFIDGSMESVSMQDPLGDGEAKGLTEVSTDFKPESVTPGTNSSSAASSVRNSPVIGRSRSLFSTSAATGKMIARQLSNQKKHFTSTASASGGGSSGTTGAGHFHDLKEKLAASRKGIFASLDKTHGVEGGNTIDGTIRSNNQVEKSKPKLVKNFNEFLNFAAMNKSRISDRLVTKKMLTNASVAANNSCSIDSTTSSYTTTTTGGMAGEVSRDDSTDTIEYNELKPKPVIKLTKSSFDDSDSSATSVGMGMDSMATTTALSRSSDNSSFIVDDSSTSVSPIHIRREEQEQPLTNEEPGEGRTNVHRAVDLFVAGPSTVAATVGDGSSPDDSQEYFPMTTSMTRELRLELENLDRHVFGNDFHSKQQRFFTLSSCIDLETPPESGDSMAPTEDRSNRRVPLVAGVSTTAATTIAYSKLDNNGSLPRRFDAAMEIESIDEICDRSPLEQRGEETKEDVVRYREKPGRRRTGTGGGTGSVVSEHRDSKRISASSANISSDVFVWENPLHHECGEDDPLSPVSGGMVTGEVTQIQQRTATTPDEHPELEYDGEIIEETTLGKKSVTPIRLVRKNGERSVPGSARNSMILPDSSDSSDDSPLSRSPAAVKFKFHPNNPFFDAASNAIDNRPSALLNMTVDDADGEMLEEGTEASVVTGVLPNGMRTDSAADPQEGMIPAQVLASPTTITSLPVEPSGLDVNFGETVTTAVTVPLSTASNISSTIPSMKVAGVLPPPQEFGGGNPFLMFLCLTILLQHRDYIMKTGMDYNEMAMHFDKMVRKHNVTRVLNQARQMYAEYRRMYQQQLMASGRDGSKGSLPASVSMMANSYHGSMSLGSGTSSDVLARKASAPEVSSARRNTGGDLTLVT encoded by the exons ATGTCCGGAATGTACGGTCACAGCCGTGAAGCGGTGCGAGTGAAAGTGAAG AAATGCGAAAAGAATGTTCCATCGGAAACGAGGAAATTTAGTGTCGATCCTCAGATTACCAACCTCGAGGTGCTGTACTCGCTGCTCGCAAAAGCATTCGATTTGAAGACCGATTTTGGTATCAGCTACAAGGTAATTGAAGCGAATGGCCAGGAAAGCTATCTTGTCGTACTGTCCGACTGGGATCTGGAAGCCGCCTTCCTGCGTGCACATAATCAATCAATCGCAAGCAAGAGTGAACCCTGTCTGAACCTCCGCGTCGACATAAAACCATTTTCGGAGGCATCAGAATGGGACGGAAACGGTACGGCTACGTCCACGAACATACCACGCGAGCTGGTATCGCTACAGCAATCGATCGGTGCCGGACAAAAGTACGTGCAGAACAAGCTGCCCGGCCTGATCATGAACCAGATGGAGAAAACCTTCTCGATGGTGCAACGAGCGTTCAATTTGGTTGAGGATCCTTTGCTAACACAACCAATAAGGCCACCACTGGCGGATGCAGAGTTTCGCAAGCTACAGGATTCTGTTGGTCAAATTTTGGCCCCTGAACAGCTTCGCAAAGTGATTTATCTAGGTGGAATTGATCCAAGTCTGCGGCGCGTCGTGTGGAAGCACATACTAAACGTTTACCCCGATGGCATGACCGGCAGGGAACGGATGGAGTACATGAAGAAGAAGTCAG CGGAATATTTACGATTGCGTGACGTCTGGCGTAGCACGATGCAGCGAGGTAACATCGTCGGTGAGCTGGCGTACGTGACCAGTATGGTACGGAAGGATGTCCTTCGTACCGATCGCTTGCATCCATTCTATGCCGGCAGTGACGACAACCAGAATATCGCAGCACTCTTCAACGTGCTCACGACGTACGCACTGAATCATCCGGCCGTCAGCTACTGCCAAGGCATGTCCGATATTGCCTCGCCGTTGTTGGTTACGATGGGTGACGAAGCGCAAGCTTACATCTGCTTCTGTGCCATTATGGAACGGTTGAGCTGCAACTTTATGCTGGACGGTATAGCCATGACGCTCAAGTTTTCCCATTTATCCGAAGCGCTCCAGTACTATGATCCGGACTTTTTCGCTTACCTTAAGCACCACCAGGCAGATGATCTGCTGTTCTGCTACCGTTGGTTGCTGCTCGAAATGAAGCGTGAGTTTGCGTTCGATGATGCGCTGCGAATGTTGGAAGTGCTCTGGAGCTCGCTACCACCGATGGCACCGAAGGGGGAGCTGGCACTGTACGAGCGAGAGTACGAGCCACCACCGGCCGATGAAAGCATCCATCCGCCGCCCAGCCAAAGCCCATCGGTGATGTTGCGAACACCACGGGAAAATCCGTACACAAAAGTGTGCGCCCTTCGGCGGCAGAGTTCGGCCCTTTCGCTTAGCTCGTCCTGTTGCACATCGACGAATCCACTCGCGAGTCAATCGAATCGGTACGATCGATACGGTGGCGTGGGTGTCGGTGGCCGATTAGATGCTTCGCGGCGACTCAACCTCAGCTTGGATGAGAACATAACGCGCGAAAATATATACTCCACTAAGGTTGGGCAAGTGCAAAAAGTACACCAAAGTCTGGACGAAGCAAAAATTGCGCTCGTGAAGCAAAGAAAGATCGTGCGAAGCGTCGGAGATGACGATAACATACAGGAAGGGTTCGAGGTGGGACAGTCAACGGCCCAGGGCGAGGATGACAATGCGACCGATGTGGAAGATAGTGTATTTCATTCGCCGCAGCATCAGGCCACCACGAAgggcagcagcaaaacaaatcctttCATTGACGGTTCGATGGAAAGTGTTTCGATGCAGGATCCACTGGGAGACGGTGAAGCGAAAGGACTGACCGAAGTGTCGACAGACTTTAAGCCCGAATCGGTAACGCCCGGCACGAACAGTAGTAGTGCGGCTAGTAGTGTACGAAACTCACCCGTGATAGGACGCAGCCGGAGCCTATTCTCGACGTCGGCCGCAACGGGGAAAATGATCGCACGGCAGCTAAGCAatcaaaagaaacatttcaccTCTACCGCCAGCGCATCGGGCGGTGGTTCGAGTGGAACGACAGGTGCGGGGCATTTTCACGACCTAAAGGAAAAGCTTGCGGCCAGTAGAAAAGGCATCTTCGCTTCACTGGATAAAACGCATGGCGTCGAAGGTGGGAATACGATCGACGGAACGATACGATCGAACAATCAGGTGGAAAAATCGAAACCCAAGCTGGTAAAGAATTTCAACGAGTTCCTTAACTTTGCCGCCATGAATAAGAGCCGCATTAGCGATCGTTTGGTAACGAAAAAGATGCTCACAAACGCTAGTGTCGCGGCCAACAATAGTTGTTCCATCGATTCAACGACCAGCAGCTACACGACGACCACGACCGGTGGTATGGCGGGCGAAGTATCACGGGACGACTCGACGGATACGATCGAGTACAACGAACTGAAGCCAAAGCCGGTGATTAAGCTAACAAAATCATCGTTCGACGATTCCGATTCTTCCGCAACGAGTGTAGGCATGGGGATGGATTCGATGGCAACAACAACGGCACTTTCGCGATCTAGCGACAACAGCAGTTTTATCGTTGACGATAGTTCCACTTCCGTATCGCCTATTCACATTAGGCGCGAGGAACAGGAGCAACCGCTTACAAATGAAGAACCCGGCGAAGGAAGAACAAATGTTCATCGGGCGGTAGATTTGTTTGTGGCAGGACCTTCGACCGTAGCGGCAACGGTTGGCGATGGAAGCAGTCCAGACGATTCGCAGGAATACTTCCCGATGACAACTTCCATGACGAGAGAATTGCGACTGGAGTTGGAAAACCTCGATCGTCACGTATTCGGGAACGATTttcacagcaaacagcaacgGTTCTTTACGCTTAGTAGTTGCATCGATCTGGAAACGCCTCCGGAGAGCGGTGACTCAATGGCACCGACAGAGGATAGGTCCAATCGACGTGTTCCGCTTGTGGCGGGAGTTTCGACGACCGCTGCTACGACCATAGCGTACAGCAAGCTCGACAATAATGGTAGCCTACCGCGTAGGTTTGATGCGGCAATGGAAATTGAATCAATTGATGAAATCTGTGATCGTTCTCCGCTCGAGCAAAGAGGCGAAGAGACTAAGGAGGACGTGGTACGATACCGCGAGAAACCGGGGCGGCGGCGAACGGGAACGGGTGGTGGAACCGGTAGCGTCGTGAGTGAGCATCGCGATAGCAAACGTATCAGCGCGTCCAGTGCGAACATAAGCAgcgatgtgtttgtgtgggaaaATCCACTACATCACGAGTGCGGCGAAGACGATCCGTTAAGTCCGGTTTCGGGTGGCATGGTAACTGGTGAAGTGACCCAGATACAGCAGCGTACCGCAACCACACCCGATGAACATCCGGAGCTGGAGTACGACGGAGAAATCATCGAAGAGACAACGCTGGGAAAGAAATCCGTCACCCCGATACGGTTGGTGCGCAAGAATGGTGAACGTTCCGTGCCCGGTTCGGCGCGTAACTCGATGATTTTGCCCGATTCCTCCGACTCATCGGATGATTCTCCCTTGTCACGATCACCGGCAGCGGTAAAGTTTAAGTTTCACCCGAACAATCCTTTCTTCGATGCTGCCTCGAATGCGATCGATAACCGACCATCGGCGCTGCTGAACATGACCGTGGACGATGCCGACGGAGAGATGCTAGAAGAGGGCACGGAAGCATCCGTTGTTACCGGTGTTTTACCGAACGGAATGCGCACGGATAGTGCTGCTGACCCACAGGAAGGTATGATACCGGCTCAAGTATTAGCTTCACCAACCACAATCACATCACTTCCAGTGGAACCGAGTGGGCTCGATGTAAACTTCGGTGAGACCGTCACTACCGCTGTAACTGTGCCACTGTCCACCGCCAGCAATATCTCCAGCACCATTCCCAGCATGAAGGTTGCAGGAGTGCTTCCACCGCCCCAGGAATTCGGTGGCGGTAACCCCTTCCTAATGTTTCTTTGCCTAACGATTCTGCTGCAGCATCGGGACTACATCATGAAGACGGGCATGGATTACAACGAGATGGCAATGCATTTTGATAAGATGGTGCGCAAACACAACGTAACACGAGTGCTCAATCAAGCCCGACAAATGTATGCCGAGTACAGGCGGATgtaccagcagcagctgatGGCAAGTGGCCGTGACGGTAGCAAGGGAAGTTTGCCGGCTTCCGTATCGATGATGGCAAACAGTTACCACGGGAGCATGAGTCTCGGCAGTGGCACCTCGTCGGATGTGCTGGCACGGAAAGCATCCGCACCGGAAGTTAGTTCGGCACGAAGAAACACGGGCGGTGATTTAACGCTCGTGACGTAG
- the LOC125763961 gene encoding cyclin-H, with protein sequence MYSLSSQKKYWTFKTEQELSELRVKQNIRFITKHGASMTEEQKQAHFLSADEERLLLKQYELQLKEFCKRFEPPMPKYVVGTAFHYFKRFYLNNSSMDYHPKEILATCVYLACKVEEFNVSIAQFVANIKGDRSKAMDIILSNELLLMQELNYYLTIHNPMRPIEGFLIDIKTRCNMSNPDRLRPGIEDFIDKTFLTDAPLMYAPSQIALAAVLHAASKEQENLDSYVTESLFGSAKDKLPVLIEAVRRVRSMVRTIELPPKDRVRFLEKKLEKCRNQENNPDSQIYKQRMKKMYEDEDDLDVMGSSYHMNVSDASLDVSQLNTTNPANMTVD encoded by the exons ATGTATTCCCTTAGCTCACAGAAAAAGTATTGGACTTTCAAAACGGAGCAGGAGCTGTCCGAACTGCGcgtgaaacaaaatattcgtTTTATCACGAAGCATGGTGCCAGCATGACG gaagaacaaaaacagGCACACTTTCTTTCCGCTGATGAAGAGCGATTATTGCTAAAGCAGTATGAGTTACAGCTGAAAGAGTTCTGCAAACGTTTCGAACCTCCGATGCCAAAATATGTCGTAGGAACTGCTTTTCATTACTTTAAGCGGTTTTATCTTAATAACTCATCGATGGACTACCATCCCAAAGAAATTTT GGCAACATGCGTTTACCTGGCTTGTAAAGTGGAAGAGTTTAACGTGTCCATTGCACAGTTTGTGGCCAACATTAAGGGCGATCGAAGCAAGGCTATGGACATTATTCTTTCAAACGAGCTATTGCTAATGCAGGAGTTAAACTATTACCTAACCATACACAATCCGATGAGGCCAATAGAGGGATTTCTCATCGACATAAAG ACGCGATGCAATATGAGCAATCCCGATCGTTTGCGACCGGGTATCGAAGATTTCATCGATAAAACGTTCCTTACCGATGCGCCATTGATGTACGCACCGTCACAGATAGCACTCGCCGCCGTCCTGCATGCCGCTAGTAAAGAGCAAGAAAATTTAGATAGCTACGTTACGGAATCGCTATTTGGGTCGGCCAAAGATAAGCTGCCCGTACTCATCGAAGCCGTACGAAGAGTTCGCTCTATGGTACGTACTATCGAACTACCGCCAAAGGATCGTGTACGGTTCCTGGAGAAAAAGCTGGAAAAATGTCGCAATCAAGAGAATAATCCCGACAGCCAAAT CTACAAACAGcgcatgaagaaaatgtatgaAGATGAGGATGATTTAGATGTGATGGGCTCTTCGTATCATATGAACGTATCGGATGCGAGCCTAGATGTGTCGCAGTTAAACACCACAAACCCGGCAAACATGACTGTTGATTAG